The Pseudomonas berkeleyensis genome includes a region encoding these proteins:
- a CDS encoding YheT family hydrolase: MSIWFTVVAVLAVGLVIHYLRTAARKPQLIYQANAENQQLLAQVPRLSRRFWVTPWLFNGHLQLLGLGLTKAFCGRLHYDHVDTLRMADGGTTALHWLGAELPSDVPTLVVLHTITGSPHSMRAFMRDLQRLTGWRVVLCQRRGHGELALTSARFNTMGDTEDLREQLRLIAERYPQSPLYAAGISAGTGLLIRYLGEQGDDTPLRGAFAYCPGYDISVAFARSRAPFTRLMARKLVRQFVTPNKDTLAHLPSFAALEGAQSLDEFHQHLYECAGYPSHQAFLDNCNPVTLMHRVNIPLLVLNAEDDPVCVLDNVQDHRQAMANMPRTILAVTARGSHCAYLAGLTAYPWAHHLAAEFLQALDAGAEQESPEQAK, translated from the coding sequence ATGTCGATCTGGTTCACCGTCGTTGCCGTGCTCGCTGTCGGGCTAGTCATCCACTACCTGCGCACGGCGGCGCGCAAGCCGCAGTTGATCTACCAAGCCAACGCGGAAAACCAGCAACTGCTCGCCCAGGTGCCGCGCCTGAGCCGGCGCTTCTGGGTAACGCCCTGGCTGTTCAATGGCCACCTGCAGCTGCTCGGCCTGGGGCTGACGAAGGCCTTCTGCGGACGCCTGCACTACGACCACGTGGATACCCTGCGCATGGCCGATGGCGGCACCACGGCGCTGCACTGGCTGGGCGCTGAACTGCCGAGCGATGTACCGACGCTGGTGGTGCTGCACACCATCACCGGCTCACCGCACAGCATGCGCGCCTTCATGCGTGACCTGCAGCGGCTGACGGGGTGGCGCGTGGTCTTGTGCCAACGGCGCGGCCATGGCGAGCTGGCGCTGACCAGCGCACGCTTCAACACCATGGGCGACACCGAGGATCTGCGCGAACAGCTGCGCTTGATCGCCGAGCGCTATCCGCAGTCGCCCCTGTACGCCGCAGGCATCTCGGCTGGCACCGGCCTGCTGATCCGCTACCTCGGCGAGCAAGGCGACGATACGCCGCTGCGCGGCGCGTTCGCCTATTGCCCGGGCTACGACATCAGTGTCGCCTTCGCCCGCTCACGCGCCCCTTTTACCCGGTTGATGGCACGCAAGCTGGTACGCCAGTTCGTCACCCCGAACAAAGACACGCTGGCTCATCTGCCCAGCTTCGCGGCGCTGGAAGGTGCGCAAAGCCTCGATGAATTTCACCAGCACCTGTACGAGTGCGCGGGTTACCCCAGCCACCAGGCCTTCCTCGACAACTGCAACCCGGTGACACTGATGCACCGCGTGAACATTCCACTGCTGGTGCTCAACGCCGAGGACGACCCAGTGTGTGTGCTGGACAACGTGCAGGATCACCGGCAGGCCATGGCGAACATGCCGCGCACCATACTGGCCGTCACCGCCCGTGGCAGCCATTGCGCTTATCTCGCCGGCCTCACTGCCTATCCATGGGCCCATCATCTGGCGGCTGAGTTTCTTCAGGCGCTGGATGCGGGGGCTGAGCAGGAATCACCAGAGCAGGCGAAATAG
- a CDS encoding thioesterase family protein: MNLWFRLFLMLLRRPWRKPVPWLATTVVRLRVWPLDLDFNRHVTNGRYFTLADVGRMDYVLRSGAFRVALRHRALPIVGDVCGKFRRELKLFERFEIHTRMLGWDERWSFVEHRFVKDQRVIAVVVMRGLFRGPKGNVAPAEFARELGIDEQSPPLPQWLQEWSASCDGLSLHLREAERP; the protein is encoded by the coding sequence ATGAACCTGTGGTTTCGCCTTTTCCTGATGCTGTTGCGTCGTCCCTGGCGCAAGCCGGTGCCATGGCTCGCAACTACCGTGGTGCGGCTGCGGGTCTGGCCGCTGGATCTGGATTTCAATCGGCACGTCACCAATGGTCGCTACTTCACCCTAGCCGATGTCGGACGTATGGATTACGTACTGCGCAGCGGGGCTTTTCGCGTGGCGCTTCGGCACCGCGCGTTGCCCATCGTCGGCGACGTGTGCGGCAAGTTTCGCCGTGAGCTGAAGCTGTTCGAACGCTTTGAAATCCACACGCGGATGTTGGGTTGGGATGAGCGATGGAGCTTCGTCGAACACCGCTTCGTCAAGGATCAGCGGGTGATCGCCGTGGTGGTCATGCGCGGGTTGTTTCGTGGGCCGAAAGGCAATGTCGCGCCGGCCGAGTTCGCCCGTGAACTTGGCATCGATGAGCAGTCGCCGCCGTTGCCGCAATGGTTGCAGGAGTGGTCGGCGAGCTGTGATGGTTTGAGCCTGCACCTGCGTGAAGCAGAGCGTCCGTAG
- a CDS encoding FAD-binding oxidoreductase yields the protein MSEHNALNLIAGYSEAFAAKLALEQSGSDFQEVRGDVAGSVVQLHPKRLALQVAEIIEDTPSTRTLRLVAVDGHPLPPFQAGQYINLFVEIDGVRTARPYAMSSSPLQRMHYDLTVKRAQGGFVSNYLLDRVSVGQRLSSSGPMGTFHHNPLFHGDDLVFLAGGSGSAPARSILLNILERGLPQRFHMIYVNSHVDDVIYADELRELAAQHENFTLSEVISRPPAGYSGRSGRLNRAMLQELLGDIGDKMFYICGPTPFNDSCMALLGELGVARRRIRVEANGAPKTPHQQTGWPAGVSLDDEVTITVQGRGSFRSTVGEPLLNALERNGYFVENACRSGECSLCRVKLTSGEVFNPQEAHLRKSDRDFGWIYSCVAFPVGDIEVLL from the coding sequence ATGTCTGAGCACAATGCATTGAACCTGATCGCCGGTTACAGCGAGGCGTTCGCCGCCAAGCTGGCACTGGAGCAAAGCGGCAGCGACTTCCAGGAAGTGCGCGGCGACGTGGCCGGCAGCGTGGTGCAACTGCACCCCAAGCGCCTGGCGCTGCAGGTCGCCGAGATCATCGAGGACACGCCAAGCACCAGGACCCTGCGCCTGGTAGCGGTCGACGGCCATCCGCTGCCGCCGTTCCAGGCCGGGCAGTACATCAACCTGTTCGTCGAGATCGACGGGGTGAGAACGGCGCGGCCCTACGCCATGTCGTCTTCGCCACTGCAACGCATGCACTACGACCTGACGGTCAAACGCGCCCAGGGCGGCTTCGTCTCCAACTACCTGCTCGACCGGGTGAGCGTCGGCCAGCGCCTAAGCAGTTCTGGGCCGATGGGCACCTTCCATCACAACCCGCTGTTTCATGGCGACGACCTAGTGTTCCTCGCCGGTGGCTCGGGTTCGGCGCCGGCGCGCAGCATCCTGCTGAACATCCTCGAGCGCGGGCTGCCGCAGCGCTTTCACATGATCTACGTGAACAGCCATGTCGACGACGTGATCTATGCCGATGAACTGCGCGAGCTGGCGGCACAGCACGAGAACTTCACTCTGAGCGAAGTCATCTCGCGGCCGCCTGCGGGCTACAGCGGGCGCAGTGGTCGCCTGAACCGCGCCATGCTGCAGGAACTGCTCGGTGATATCGGCGACAAGATGTTCTACATCTGCGGCCCGACGCCGTTCAACGACAGCTGCATGGCGCTGCTCGGCGAGCTGGGCGTTGCCCGCCGGCGCATCCGCGTCGAGGCCAACGGTGCACCCAAGACGCCGCACCAGCAGACCGGCTGGCCGGCAGGCGTGAGCCTGGACGATGAGGTGACCATCACCGTGCAGGGGCGTGGCAGCTTTCGCAGCACCGTCGGTGAGCCGCTGCTCAATGCCCTGGAACGCAACGGCTACTTCGTCGAGAACGCCTGCCGTTCCGGTGAATGCAGCCTGTGCCGGGTCAAGTTGACGTCCGGCGAGGTGTTCAACCCACAGGAAGCGCACCTGCGCAAATCCGACCGTGATTTCGGCTGGATCTACTCCTGCGTGGCCTTCCCCGTCGGCGATATCGAAGTGCTGCTCTGA
- the pdxR gene encoding MocR-like pyridoxine biosynthesis transcription factor PdxR yields the protein MELEHLTPSREHDAPIYLQLYRRYREAIASGKLSPGDRVPSVRSLASELNLARGTVEVAYQMLVSEGYFTTRGTSGTVVSPHLDGLPEPGQAASFAPAQSPASSLSNSAREVLPFQLGLPALDAFPRKAWVRLTGRRLRTLDTAAMTYPDEAGYEPLRRAIATYLGISRGIACSHEQVFVTAGYRGALELVCRALLQPGDLGWYEEPGYLLARQFLQQAGMRLEPVPVDEDGLNVASAQQRAADARFAVVTPTHQSPTGVALSLPRRLELLDWASRRSAWIIEDDYDSEFRYHGRPLPALKSLDRDGRVLYTGTFSKVLFPGLRLAYLVVPASQVATFNAAAHQYPSAGSILSQAMVADFMEQGHFTRHLRKMRALYAQRHQFLIDALSGAMGQRLYVSPQAGGIHVLAYLNGRNDDQALAKAARGNGLAVHALNDWRMHSAGQGGLLMGFANFKTAEETAISVRQLETLFSR from the coding sequence ATGGAGCTGGAGCACCTGACGCCCTCTCGGGAACATGACGCACCGATCTACCTGCAGCTCTACCGTCGTTACCGGGAGGCAATCGCCAGCGGCAAACTCAGCCCAGGTGATCGAGTGCCGTCCGTGCGCAGCCTGGCCAGCGAGCTGAACCTGGCGCGTGGCACGGTCGAGGTGGCCTATCAGATGCTGGTGAGCGAGGGCTACTTCACGACGCGTGGCACCTCCGGCACAGTCGTTTCTCCCCATCTGGATGGTCTGCCAGAACCTGGCCAGGCGGCGTCCTTCGCTCCCGCCCAGTCGCCAGCCTCCAGCCTGAGCAACTCGGCTCGCGAGGTGCTGCCGTTCCAGCTCGGTTTACCGGCGCTGGATGCGTTTCCGCGCAAAGCCTGGGTGCGCCTGACCGGGCGGCGCCTTCGCACCCTGGATACCGCCGCCATGACCTATCCCGATGAAGCGGGATACGAACCGCTGCGGCGGGCCATCGCGACCTATCTGGGAATATCGCGGGGTATCGCCTGCTCGCATGAACAGGTCTTCGTCACGGCGGGTTATCGCGGGGCGTTGGAACTCGTCTGTCGTGCGCTGCTGCAGCCCGGAGACCTGGGCTGGTACGAGGAGCCTGGCTACCTGCTGGCCCGGCAGTTCTTGCAGCAGGCCGGCATGCGCCTGGAGCCGGTGCCGGTCGATGAGGACGGACTGAACGTGGCGAGTGCCCAGCAACGCGCCGCCGATGCCCGTTTCGCCGTGGTCACTCCCACACACCAGAGTCCGACTGGCGTTGCGCTGTCGCTGCCACGCCGTCTGGAACTGCTGGACTGGGCGAGCCGACGTAGCGCCTGGATCATCGAGGATGACTACGACAGCGAGTTTCGTTACCACGGCCGCCCGCTACCGGCACTCAAGAGCCTGGATCGCGATGGTCGGGTGCTCTACACCGGTACCTTCAGCAAGGTGCTGTTTCCCGGGTTGCGCTTGGCTTATCTGGTTGTACCTGCCAGCCAGGTCGCCACTTTCAACGCGGCGGCGCACCAGTATCCCAGCGCTGGTTCGATCCTGTCGCAGGCCATGGTTGCTGACTTCATGGAGCAGGGGCACTTCACCCGGCATCTGCGCAAGATGCGGGCTCTGTACGCGCAGAGGCATCAGTTCCTGATCGATGCGCTTAGTGGGGCGATGGGACAACGCCTGTACGTTTCGCCGCAGGCCGGCGGTATTCATGTGCTGGCCTACCTGAATGGCCGGAACGACGACCAGGCCCTGGCCAAGGCCGCCAGAGGCAATGGTCTTGCAGTACATGCCCTGAATGACTGGCGAATGCATAGCGCAGGGCAGGGCGGGTTGCTGATGGGCTTTGCCAACTTCAAGACGGCCGAAGAGACCGCGATCTCGGTTCGTCAACTCGAAACCCTGTTCAGTCGTTAG
- a CDS encoding AMP-binding protein, whose product MTTQSRRWEKHYPTQLHGYRIDAESLAGNLADSAGENARRFGDAPAFTQVLPNGLQAELSFAEIERLSNAFAAYLMHEQGLPAGAVVALQLPNSLHYPIAVLGAWKAGLIVTNVNPLYTERELDAQLLDSGASLLVACDLFAKRAQQVIEQRGVPLLLTSLGDFFPALVGRAIQQNLEEQTGDDLTPQIAFQRFSEALGVGAELQLSRRNHPVALYQYTGGTTGRSKGAVLTHANLKAVLRMAEDYLAGFGAQIEPGDIILTIPPLYHIFAFNFNFLLFFGRGGHNLLVPNPRPLANTRPAFEKFPVRWMTGVDTLYAGLLAEPWFQANPPALKLAVSGGTALRPVTGERWRALVGQILEGYGLTESSCFVAFNPPGPKERHGTVGLPLPGLDVRIADADGHELAIGTPGELLVRGPNIIEHYLNRPDETREAFVDGWFRTGDIAVMDEDDYIRIVDRKKDMVLVSGFNVYPNEVEAVIAEHPDVMEVAVIGVPDENTGEAVCAFVALHRPGLDGEAIIRHCRERLTAYKVPKRIEFRDQLPKSPIGKILRAQLRT is encoded by the coding sequence ATGACCACCCAATCCCGCCGCTGGGAAAAACACTATCCAACGCAGTTGCATGGCTACCGCATCGACGCCGAATCATTGGCCGGCAACCTTGCCGATAGCGCCGGCGAGAATGCCCGGCGCTTCGGCGATGCACCGGCCTTTACCCAGGTGCTGCCCAACGGCTTGCAGGCCGAGCTTTCCTTCGCCGAAATCGAACGGCTGTCCAACGCTTTCGCCGCCTACCTGATGCATGAACAGGGTTTGCCGGCAGGCGCGGTGGTGGCCCTGCAATTGCCCAACAGCCTGCATTACCCCATTGCCGTGCTGGGTGCGTGGAAGGCCGGTTTGATCGTCACCAACGTCAACCCGCTGTACACCGAACGTGAACTCGACGCGCAACTGCTCGACAGCGGCGCCAGCCTGCTGGTGGCGTGCGATCTGTTCGCCAAGCGCGCGCAGCAGGTGATCGAGCAACGTGGCGTGCCGCTGCTGTTGACCAGCCTCGGTGATTTCTTTCCCGCGCTGGTTGGCCGCGCCATCCAGCAGAACCTGGAAGAGCAGACCGGCGACGACCTGACGCCGCAGATCGCCTTCCAGCGCTTCAGCGAGGCGCTAGGCGTCGGCGCTGAGCTGCAACTGTCGCGGCGCAATCATCCGGTCGCCCTGTACCAGTACACCGGCGGCACCACGGGACGGAGCAAGGGTGCGGTGCTGACCCATGCCAACCTGAAAGCGGTACTGCGCATGGCCGAAGACTATCTGGCCGGCTTCGGCGCGCAGATCGAGCCCGGTGACATCATCCTCACCATCCCGCCGCTCTATCACATCTTCGCCTTCAACTTTAACTTCCTGCTGTTCTTCGGCCGTGGTGGGCACAACCTGCTGGTGCCCAACCCGCGCCCGCTGGCCAACACCCGTCCGGCCTTCGAGAAATTTCCGGTGCGCTGGATGACCGGGGTGGACACCCTGTATGCCGGCCTGCTGGCCGAACCCTGGTTCCAGGCCAACCCGCCTGCGCTCAAACTCGCCGTATCCGGCGGCACCGCACTGCGCCCGGTGACCGGCGAACGCTGGCGCGCACTCGTCGGCCAGATTCTCGAAGGTTATGGCCTGACCGAGAGCTCCTGCTTCGTGGCCTTCAACCCGCCTGGCCCCAAGGAACGGCATGGCACCGTCGGCCTGCCGCTGCCCGGTCTCGACGTGCGCATCGCCGATGCTGATGGACACGAGCTGGCCATCGGCACGCCTGGCGAACTGCTGGTGCGCGGCCCGAACATCATCGAGCACTACCTGAACCGTCCCGATGAAACCCGCGAGGCCTTCGTCGATGGTTGGTTCCGCACCGGCGACATCGCGGTGATGGACGAAGACGACTACATCCGCATCGTCGACCGCAAGAAGGACATGGTGCTGGTCTCCGGCTTCAACGTGTACCCCAACGAGGTCGAGGCGGTGATCGCCGAGCATCCCGATGTCATGGAAGTGGCCGTGATCGGCGTGCCGGACGAGAACACTGGCGAGGCCGTGTGCGCCTTCGTCGCGCTGCACCGGCCAGGGTTGGATGGCGAAGCGATCATTCGTCACTGCCGCGAGCGACTGACCGCCTACAAGGTGCCCAAGCGCATCGAGTTCCGCGACCAGTTGCCCAAGTCACCCATTGGCAAAATCCTCAGGGCGCAATTGCGAACCTGA
- a CDS encoding enoyl-CoA hydratase-related protein encodes MTHHYECFAVSIENGVAHLQLNRPDKANSLTRAFWSELPEAVSRLSHSGQVRALVISAQGKVFCGGLDMQMFSTAKEFHATSPQEREVLQVNLERMQDALNALERARFPVIAAVQGACIGGGFDLIAACDLVFASQAASFRIEETNVGMMADLGVLQRLPRLIPAGVARYLALTGDTLQVDEAHRLGLLAKVFATPEELLAGAFAAAQKIAERPPIAINGIKRAMLYSRDHGVYESLQHTVLLQSSILSGQDILRSVGARKSGTPAEFADLIELQDTF; translated from the coding sequence ATGACTCACCACTACGAATGTTTTGCCGTCAGCATCGAGAACGGCGTTGCCCACCTGCAACTCAATCGCCCGGACAAGGCCAACAGCCTCACGCGGGCCTTCTGGAGCGAGTTGCCGGAGGCCGTCAGCCGCCTGAGTCATTCGGGCCAAGTACGAGCACTGGTGATTTCGGCGCAGGGCAAGGTGTTCTGTGGCGGTCTGGACATGCAGATGTTCTCCACCGCCAAGGAATTCCACGCGACCTCACCGCAGGAGCGCGAGGTGCTGCAGGTCAACCTGGAGCGTATGCAGGACGCGCTGAATGCGCTGGAGAGAGCGCGCTTCCCGGTGATCGCCGCCGTGCAGGGCGCCTGCATCGGTGGCGGATTCGATCTGATCGCCGCCTGTGATCTGGTTTTCGCCTCGCAGGCGGCGAGCTTCCGCATCGAGGAAACCAACGTCGGCATGATGGCTGACCTGGGCGTGCTGCAACGTCTGCCGCGACTGATTCCGGCCGGTGTCGCTCGCTACCTGGCGCTGACCGGAGACACTCTGCAGGTCGACGAGGCTCATCGCCTGGGACTGCTGGCCAAGGTTTTCGCCACGCCTGAGGAGTTGCTGGCCGGCGCCTTTGCCGCCGCGCAGAAGATCGCCGAGCGCCCGCCGATCGCGATCAACGGCATCAAGCGCGCCATGCTCTACAGCCGTGACCACGGCGTCTACGAATCCCTGCAACACACCGTGCTGCTACAGAGTTCGATCCTCAGCGGCCAGGACATCCTGCGTTCGGTCGGTGCACGCAAGAGCGGCACGCCAGCGGAATTCGCCGATCTGATCGAGCTTCAAGACACCTTCTGA
- a CDS encoding TetR/AcrR family transcriptional regulator: protein MSTNRARDTYHVGNLAPQLLSAAREMLEEVGPTKLSLRAVSERVGVSSTAAYHHYANRAELIGHLAAQGFRELGAALRLEDQDSTGLQKLRDACLAYFSFARNNPALYQLMFGPESASDDMPLQYLEARDEAFDELKRIMADILGQDAASAEGRRAALAAWSYTHGLASLVIHGVLHFPASTTDARFVDTTLQGFEHLFTACGVGAAQQ, encoded by the coding sequence ATGAGCACGAACCGCGCCCGCGACACCTACCATGTCGGCAACCTTGCCCCCCAGCTGCTCAGCGCCGCGCGAGAAATGCTCGAGGAAGTGGGGCCGACCAAGCTGTCACTGCGCGCTGTGTCCGAACGTGTCGGCGTCAGCTCCACGGCTGCCTATCACCACTACGCCAATCGCGCCGAACTGATCGGCCACCTGGCGGCTCAGGGCTTTCGCGAATTGGGTGCGGCATTGCGCTTGGAGGATCAGGACAGCACAGGCCTGCAGAAACTACGGGATGCTTGCCTCGCCTACTTCAGCTTTGCCCGCAATAATCCGGCGCTCTATCAGCTGATGTTCGGGCCGGAATCGGCCAGCGACGACATGCCGTTGCAGTACCTCGAGGCACGCGACGAGGCCTTTGACGAGTTGAAACGCATCATGGCCGACATCCTCGGCCAGGACGCCGCAAGTGCCGAGGGCCGCCGCGCTGCGCTGGCGGCCTGGTCTTACACCCATGGCCTGGCGTCACTGGTCATCCATGGCGTGCTGCACTTTCCCGCCTCGACCACCGACGCCCGTTTCGTCGACACTACCCTGCAAGGCTTCGAGCACCTGTTCACGGCCTGTGGCGTGGGGGCTGCGCAGCAGTGA
- a CDS encoding GlxA family transcriptional regulator, which produces MHITLLVAEHSSLASAALALEVLDAANRFAQPAAAPFTLSVASLDGQPVANALGRAMPVDMSLDAVTQTDLVLIPGFLFSLRDALPAFGRYRGWLRRQHDQGAVIASMCTATFMLAEAGLLDGVEATTHWAFADLLRRRYPAARVDERRILCEDGRVITSAGASAAMDLLLHLIRRFASRELAQQCSRYLLIDNVRSEQSVYISWSMPRSHGDEAVLRVQDWMESNFANPCNIDELAERFGFGVRNFKRRFKDATGHTPLAYLQALRLEKAKELLESTRLNFEVITSRVGYEDSNSFRRLFCQRVGISPAAFRKRFLRSPAGL; this is translated from the coding sequence ATGCACATCACCTTGCTGGTGGCCGAACACAGCTCGCTGGCCAGCGCCGCCCTGGCGCTTGAAGTCCTCGACGCCGCCAATCGCTTCGCCCAGCCAGCCGCAGCCCCCTTCACCCTCAGCGTGGCATCGCTGGACGGACAGCCGGTGGCCAATGCCCTGGGTCGAGCGATGCCGGTAGACATGTCACTAGACGCGGTGACGCAAACCGACCTGGTGCTGATTCCTGGCTTTCTCTTCAGCCTGCGCGACGCCCTGCCCGCCTTCGGGCGCTATCGCGGCTGGCTGCGGCGCCAGCACGATCAGGGCGCGGTCATCGCCTCGATGTGCACGGCCACCTTCATGCTGGCCGAGGCGGGCCTGCTCGACGGTGTCGAAGCCACCACCCACTGGGCCTTCGCCGATCTGCTGCGACGCCGCTACCCTGCGGCGCGGGTGGACGAGCGGCGCATCCTCTGCGAGGACGGTCGGGTGATCACCAGTGCCGGGGCGAGTGCGGCGATGGACTTGCTGCTGCACCTGATTCGCCGCTTCGCCTCGCGCGAATTGGCGCAGCAATGCAGCCGCTACCTGCTGATCGATAACGTACGCAGCGAGCAGTCCGTCTACATCAGTTGGTCAATGCCACGCAGCCATGGCGACGAGGCCGTGTTGCGCGTTCAGGACTGGATGGAGTCGAACTTCGCCAACCCCTGCAACATCGATGAGCTGGCCGAGCGCTTCGGTTTCGGTGTTCGCAACTTCAAGCGCCGCTTCAAGGACGCCACCGGTCACACCCCGCTGGCCTACCTCCAGGCATTGCGCCTGGAAAAGGCCAAGGAACTGCTGGAAAGCACGCGCCTGAATTTCGAGGTCATCACCAGTCGCGTGGGCTATGAGGACAGTAACTCGTTCCGCCGCCTGTTCTGCCAGCGTGTCGGCATTTCGCCGGCCGCCTTCCGCAAGCGCTTTCTCAGGAGCCCTGCCGGGCTCTAG
- a CDS encoding phytoene desaturase family protein — MKHYDAVVIGAGNAGLTAATALQRGGSRTLLVERHNIPGGCATSFVRGNFEFEVALHQLSGLGTEDKPFVMRKFFDKLGVMDKVEFIQEHALYRLVVPGELDVTLPASWSGIRRLLQEMYPAESEAIERFMLVCEKVTLESFMTLPQAARANSEAMLRSMCPYYVQYGFRPAREVLDEFFSDAKLKNILATYWLYLGVSPNMLPFADLATMLYAYAVFKPWHIKGGSQAMSTALVESFLEAGGEVRFNCGVEKIHTEGGRVSGVSLEGGERVACDAVVSNASPLITFNELLDLDRPPLKIQQDFKSRRMGTSAFVIYLGLDCTPQELGVTTASSFIYETLDEEAIHARMGSLEAPLGGMLTCYNLEDPSAAPAGKSQVVLVCLQYGDVWKSVKPEDYAQTKYAFAEKLIALIEKVYPTVRQYIEEVEVATPLTMMRYLNTPGGAIYGFQQSAQDSALLRERLDAVPGLYMAGSWTSMGGFQPTYMAGESTARAVLKQIKVKEMANV, encoded by the coding sequence ATGAAGCATTACGACGCCGTGGTGATCGGTGCCGGCAACGCCGGGCTGACCGCAGCCACTGCACTGCAGCGCGGCGGCAGTCGCACCCTGCTGGTGGAGCGGCACAATATTCCGGGTGGCTGCGCGACCTCCTTCGTGCGCGGCAACTTCGAGTTCGAGGTGGCGCTGCATCAGCTCAGCGGCCTGGGCACCGAGGACAAACCCTTCGTGATGCGCAAGTTCTTCGACAAGCTGGGGGTGATGGACAAGGTCGAGTTCATCCAGGAGCACGCGCTGTATCGCCTGGTGGTGCCGGGTGAGCTGGACGTCACGCTGCCGGCCAGTTGGTCGGGCATCCGCCGCCTGCTGCAGGAGATGTATCCGGCCGAAAGCGAGGCCATCGAGCGCTTCATGCTGGTCTGCGAGAAGGTCACCCTGGAAAGCTTCATGACCTTGCCGCAAGCCGCCCGCGCCAACAGCGAGGCGATGCTCAGGTCGATGTGCCCGTACTACGTGCAGTACGGTTTCCGCCCGGCGCGCGAGGTGCTCGACGAGTTCTTCAGCGACGCCAAGTTGAAGAACATCCTCGCCACCTATTGGCTCTACCTCGGCGTGTCGCCGAACATGCTGCCGTTCGCCGACCTGGCCACCATGCTCTACGCCTATGCGGTGTTCAAACCCTGGCATATCAAGGGCGGCTCCCAGGCCATGTCGACCGCGCTGGTGGAGTCGTTCCTCGAAGCCGGTGGCGAGGTGCGCTTCAACTGTGGCGTGGAGAAGATTCACACCGAAGGCGGGCGCGTCAGTGGCGTCAGCCTGGAAGGCGGCGAGCGGGTCGCCTGCGACGCGGTGGTGTCCAACGCCAGCCCGCTGATCACCTTCAACGAACTGCTCGACCTCGACCGCCCACCACTGAAGATCCAGCAGGACTTCAAGTCGCGGCGCATGGGCACCTCGGCCTTCGTCATCTACCTGGGCCTGGACTGCACACCGCAGGAGCTGGGCGTGACCACGGCGTCGAGCTTCATCTACGAGACCCTCGACGAGGAGGCGATCCACGCGCGCATGGGCAGCCTGGAAGCGCCGCTCGGCGGCATGCTCACCTGCTACAACCTGGAAGACCCGAGCGCCGCACCGGCCGGCAAGAGCCAGGTAGTGCTGGTCTGCCTGCAATACGGCGACGTGTGGAAATCGGTGAAGCCCGAGGATTACGCGCAGACCAAGTACGCCTTCGCCGAGAAGCTCATCGCGCTGATCGAGAAGGTCTACCCCACGGTGCGCCAGTACATCGAAGAGGTCGAAGTGGCCACGCCGCTGACCATGATGCGCTACCTCAACACGCCCGGCGGCGCCATCTACGGCTTCCAGCAGAGCGCGCAGGATTCGGCGCTGCTGCGCGAGCGTCTGGACGCCGTGCCGGGCCTGTACATGGCCGGCTCCTGGACGTCCATGGGCGGCTTTCAGCCGACCTACATGGCCGGCGAGTCGACCGCTCGCGCCGTGCTCAAGCAAATCAAGGTGAAGGAGATGGCCAATGTCTGA